The Pseudomonadota bacterium DNA segment TCGGCGACGATATCATCGGTCGCGTAACAGATATGATGAATACCTTCGCCCTTCTTTTCCAGATGCTTGGCCACCGCCGAATCCGCACTGGTCGGACAAACCAGTTCAATATGGGTTTCGCCAATGGCAAAAAAGGCCACCCTGACCTTTTGTTCCGGCACCTCTTCGATACCATGAAACTCCAGACCCAGCATATCCCGGTAAAACTTGGCGGTTTCCTCAAGGTCTTTGACGGCAATACCGATATGATCAATTTTCTGCAACATCTTTATTTTCTCCTCCGGTCATTCCCAGTCCGGCAAAAAGTTCCTCAACCCCATCCATAGGGGTCAACTCCTTGGCCGCGACCCGGTTGACCACATCTGCATAGACTGGCAAAGCGGTCGAACGCTGCATGATCCCATCAAAGAGATAAGCCCGTAATTCATTTTCCGCCTTCTGGGCCTTTTTTTCAGCAAACAAGCCGCTTCGGGCGACGCGCTCACCATGAGCGAAAATGCCGGCGACCAGCTCTTCAATTCCGATATCATTGACCGCCACGGTGCGATAAATCTCCGGTTTAAAATCCCCCTTAACCATATCCAGCATGGCCCGCAGTTCGGTAAACAGTTTATCCGCGCCTTCACGATCGGCTTTATTGACAGCAAAAACATCGGCAATTTCCATCACCCCGGCCTTGGCAACCTGAACCGAGTCACCCAGACCCGGAACCATGACCACGACCGTGGTCTGCGCGATTCTGACAATATCAACCTCATCCTGACCGACGCCGACGGTTTCAATAATAACCACATCCTTGCCGGAAGCATCCAGCAGATGAATAACGTCAACCGTATTTTTGGCCAGGCCCCCGAGATGACTGCGGGTTGCCATACTGCGAATGAACACCCCTTCATCAAGGGCGTGCTGCTGCATTCGAATGCGGTCACCAAGAATCGCTCCGCCGGAAAACGGACTCGAAGGATCAACCGCGATAACCCCAACGGTTTTCCCCTGTTTGCGCAAACCAGCAATAACCTTATCCGTCAGGGTACTTTTCCCGGCCCCGGGAGGGCCGGTAATTCCCAGCAGAAAAGCCTTGCCGGTTTTAGGATAAATCTCTTTTAAAATTTCCCTTTTCCCCGGTCGGTCATTTTCGACGATGGTAATCGCCTTGGCCAGGGAACGCACTTTGCCGGCCAGCAGACCGGCGACTAAATCGTTCAAAACTTAAACCCTTTCAATCACGATAGGCTCAGCTCCGCAACCAGCGCGGGCACAGATTAAACCAGAACCGCCGTCAAACATTATTCTTTATAAAAGCAATGGTCTCCTCGGTCGTGGCGCCGGGCAGGAAAATTTCAGCGATGCCGGCGGCCTTTAAAGCCGGAATGTCTTCCGCCGGAATGATCCCGCCGCCGAAAACCAGAATTTCACCCGCGCCCTTTTCCCGGAGCAGATTGACCACCTTGGGAAAAAGCTTGTTATGGGCCCCGGAAAGGCAGCTCAGACCGATGCTGTCGACATCTTCCTGAATCGCGGTGGCGACGATCTGTTCCGGGGTCTGGCGAATCCCGGTGTAGATAACCTCCATGCCGGCATCCCGCAAAGCCCGTGAAACCACTTTGGCGCCACGATCGTGGCCGTCAAGACCAGGCTTGGCGATCAAAACCTTTATCTTTTTATCCATTTCCAACTCCCCTGGCCCGGCAAACGCCGGAAATAAAACATTTTCAGACTTCGAAGACTCAGACGGCGGCCCGGAACCCAAAAACCTCTGTTCCCGGCTTCGCTAGCCCTCAATATATTCTCCAAAAACCTCACGCAACACCCCACAGACTTCCCCCAGGGTCGCATAGGTTTTGACTGCGGCGATAATCGCCGGCAACAGGTTGACCCCTGATTCCGCCGTCCGGCGAAGCACCTGCAAAGAATTTTCAACCGCGGCGGCATCGCGGCGGGCCTTCATCGCGGCCAGGCTTTCACGCTGCTCAATTTCCATCTCCGGCTTGATCCGCAGAAGGCTGGTGGGCGGCGCCTCTTCGATCACAAAGCGGTTAACCCCGACAATCACCTGATCCCCGGTTTCCACTGACTTCTGGTAAGCATAAGCGCTGTCGCCGATTTCCTGCTGAATATAACCTGCTTCAATCGCTTTGACCACCCCCCCGAGGTCATCAATTTTCTTGATATAAGCCAACGCCTTTTCTTCAATCTGCGCGGTCAACGACTCCACCATATAGGAACCGGCCAGCGGATCAATAGTATCGGCAACCCCGCTCTCATGCGCGATAATCTGCTGAGTGCGCAGGGCGATGCGCACCGAATCCTCGGTCGGCAGACAAAGGGCCTCGTCGCGTGAATTGGTATGCAGCGAATTGGTGCCGCCTAACACCGCCGCCAAAGCCTGCATGGTCACCCGAACAACATTGTTGTCCGGCTGCTGCGCCGTCAGGCTGCAACCGGCTGTCTGCGTATGAAAACGCATCATCAGCGAGGAGGCTTTCCGAGCCCCAAAACGCTCTTTCATCAGACGGGCCCAGAGACGGCGCGCGGCCCTGAACTTAGCCACTTCTTCGAGAAAATTGTTATGCACATTAAAAAAGAAGGAGAGGCGCTGCGCGAAGGCATCGACGTCAAGACCGGTTTTCACGGCCGCATCGACGTAAGCCAGTCCATCGGCTAGGGTAAAGGCCACCTCCTGCACCGCAGAAGAGCCGGCTTCGCGGATATGATACCCACTGATACTGATGGTATTCCAGTTGGGCAGATAATCCT contains these protein-coding regions:
- the mce gene encoding methylmalonyl-CoA epimerase, whose translation is MLQKIDHIGIAVKDLEETAKFYRDMLGLEFHGIEEVPEQKVRVAFFAIGETHIELVCPTSADSAVAKHLEKKGEGIHHICYATDDIVAELKGLKEKGAKLVDEEPRCGAHGAKIAFVHPKTSNGVLTELSQK
- the meaB gene encoding methylmalonyl Co-A mutase-associated GTPase MeaB; protein product: MNDLVAGLLAGKVRSLAKAITIVENDRPGKREILKEIYPKTGKAFLLGITGPPGAGKSTLTDKVIAGLRKQGKTVGVIAVDPSSPFSGGAILGDRIRMQQHALDEGVFIRSMATRSHLGGLAKNTVDVIHLLDASGKDVVIIETVGVGQDEVDIVRIAQTTVVVMVPGLGDSVQVAKAGVMEIADVFAVNKADREGADKLFTELRAMLDMVKGDFKPEIYRTVAVNDIGIEELVAGIFAHGERVARSGLFAEKKAQKAENELRAYLFDGIMQRSTALPVYADVVNRVAAKELTPMDGVEELFAGLGMTGGENKDVAEN
- a CDS encoding cobalamin B12-binding domain-containing protein is translated as MDKKIKVLIAKPGLDGHDRGAKVVSRALRDAGMEVIYTGIRQTPEQIVATAIQEDVDSIGLSCLSGAHNKLFPKVVNLLREKGAGEILVFGGGIIPAEDIPALKAAGIAEIFLPGATTEETIAFIKNNV
- a CDS encoding methylmalonyl-CoA mutase translates to MSCCTHADDKARRVERQAQWQDMVDKALSRFPERKPVFTTTSGIEVKRLFTPLDVEGVDYTEDVGFPGEYPFTRGVQPTMYRARFWTMRQYAGFGSARQTNERYRYLLAQGQTGLSVAFDLPTQIGYDSDHELADGEVGKVGVAIDSLADMEILFDQIALDKVSTSMTINAPAAALLAMYIAVAEKQGVGSEQLRGTIQNDVLKEYFARGTYIFPPQPSMKIITDIFSYCKDYLPNWNTISISGYHIREAGSSAVQEVAFTLADGLAYVDAAVKTGLDVDAFAQRLSFFFNVHNNFLEEVAKFRAARRLWARLMKERFGARKASSLMMRFHTQTAGCSLTAQQPDNNVVRVTMQALAAVLGGTNSLHTNSRDEALCLPTEDSVRIALRTQQIIAHESGVADTIDPLAGSYMVESLTAQIEEKALAYIKKIDDLGGVVKAIEAGYIQQEIGDSAYAYQKSVETGDQVIVGVNRFVIEEAPPTSLLRIKPEMEIEQRESLAAMKARRDAAAVENSLQVLRRTAESGVNLLPAIIAAVKTYATLGEVCGVLREVFGEYIEG